The sequence AGGAACAGATGCGGCATTAGAAACAGCGGATATCGCACTCATGGCCGATGATTTAGGAAAACTACCTTATACAATGAAATTAAGTAGAAAAACATTGCGTATTATCAAGGAAAATATTATGTTTGCATTAGGGTTAAAAATTGTAGCATTACTTCTTATCATTCCGGGATGGCTAACCTTATGGATTGCCATTTTCGCGGATATGGGTGCAACGCTACTAGTCGTACTGAATTCATTACGATTATTGCGCATTCATAAATAACGAGTAGGCTGTACGGAGGTAAATATTAATGCGGTTACAAGAGTGGACAATGGAAGAGCAGGAGCAGCTTATCCATTTTATGACGACGAACACATGGCCTTTTCATGGAAACTCCCATCCAGGACGTGAACTAATTGAAAAGGCAATTGAAGAAGGCGGCTATGAGTCAGATGAAGTGAAGACATTTTGGGTGGAAAATGACAAAATGGATAAAGTAGGGATTGTCAAAATTCATGATTTACAAGATGAAATCCCGTTGTTTGATCTGCGCATTGCAGATATGTCGAGAGGGTATGGCTATGGCCCGAAAGCACTTCGTCTTGTTGCAGAATATGTCTTTGGCTTACAAGGTAAGAAAATCCGATTAGAAGGTCATACAAGGCAGGATAATCTTGCGATGCGGAAAACATTTGAACGTGCTGGCTTTGTCAAAGAAGCCCATTTGCGAAACGCATGGTTCTCGCCAAAAGAGAATTCTTATTATGATGCGGTTACTTATGGGATAACACGGGAAGACTTTGATGCTGGCACAACGACGCCTGTCGTCTGGGAAGATGGAGAAAAGGCGTCGACACTACCGAGAATTCCAGATTTCACAGAGTCATTTGAATCGGAACGATTAATTATTCGAGCACCTAAAATTGGCGATGCCCTGGATGTTTGGAGCGCGAAACGGAATTCAATACCTGCATTACGTGAGTGGATGGTGTGGGCGCAAGAGGAACCCGAGTTACATGAGACAGAGGAGAACTTGCGCAAAGCAGTTGCTGATTTCATTACCCGCCAAGATTTACGATTCCATCTTTATAGTAAAGAGACTGGGGAATTCATTGGCGCGTCAGGACTCCATAGAATCGATTGGTCCATTCCAAAATTCGAAATTGGTTATTGGCTTGCGACAGAATTTGAAGGTAACGGTTATATAACGGAAGCTGTTCAACGAATTGAGCGGTTTGCTTTTGAGCAACTAGGGGCACGTAGGGTAGAAATTCGATGTGATGAAGAAAATGGGAAAAGTCGCAGTGTTGCAGAGCGTGCAGGCTTCATCCTAGAAGGGATTTTGCAACAAGATTCCTTATCACCTGATGGAAATGTTTTACGAAACACCTGTATCTATGCGAAAATAGACTAAGCGAAGCAAAATGTGATGATAGTAGCCTAACCAAGACATCCTGTATGCCCTTGCTGGAGCTAGGCAATAAAAAAGGGATGCCGACTTTAAGTCGACATCCCTTTCGTTACAAAGATCGTTTTCCGGTTATGAGTTGGAAGACAAAGATGATCCCCGCTATAACGAGGAGGATATGGATTAATCCTCCACCGATTTTGAATGCAAGCCCTAATAACCAAAACACAAAAAGTACTGAAATAATGAACCAAATAATACGTCCCATAGCATTCGCTCCTTTACTCTGTCTAATCCATATTTACCCTGTGAAAAGAATGCTTAAACATTTCGTGGTGTGGAGGGGAGTAATTGGGGGAGCTACTACATACTGGAGGTGGTACGGTTGGCAACACCAGGTATGGAAGATTATCTTGAACAGATTTATTTGCATATCGAGGCGAAAGGCACTGCGCGAGTGTCGGATATTGCGGAATCACTTGAGGTTCTTCCTTCTTCCGTTACAAAAATGGCACAGCGACTCAATCGCGAGGGATACATCGTCTACGAGCGTTATAAGGGGCTTGAGTTGACGGACAAAGGTTTAGTATTCGGAAAGAAGCTTGTAAGGCGTCACGAGCTTCTTGAACAGTTTCTTCGCATCATTGGGGTGGATGAAGAGAATATTTACGGTGATGTGGAAGGAATTGAACATCATCTTAGCTGGAACGCAATGGATCGGATAACGGACCTAGTCGAAGCAATGGGGCAAGACAAAGAATTTGTTAGGAAATTACGGGTAATGGATCATAAGGAAGAGGTAGATGAATAGTGGAAGAACTTAAATCGGGCTACACAGCCGACTTGGACGTATTAGAGCGGGATGGCTCGCGCTGGATTTTGGATGGCAATGGTGACGATATTATGATGAATGCATCCGATGCAAACGATACGATTCAAGTAGGAGATACGGTTCATGTTTTCCTGTATACGAATCGCAGAGGTGAACTGACGGCGACGATGCAAATGCCATTAATGACAGCTGGAACGTATGGCTGGGCGCGTGTTATTCGTGTGGATGATAAAGAAGGTGTCTATGTTGATATTGGTTCTTCCTTTGAAGTACTTGTCAACCGGACGGATATGCCTAGGGTGCGTTCGCTTTGGCCAAAGGTAGACGACGCATTGTATATGACGTTGCGAATGGATTTAGGCGGCAATATTTTCGGTCGACTTGCAACGGAGGAACGTGTGCTGGAGCAAATTAACGAAGCATCATCGGCCTCTTTAAATATGAATGTTAAAGCAAGAGCATATCGCTTATTGCCAGTTGGCTCCTTCATGCTGAGCATTCCGGGAAATCACCGCATTTTTATCCATAATACAGAGCAGGAGAGTGAACCGCGTCTTGGTCAAGAAGTGGATGTGCGTATCATTGCTGTCCATGAGGATGGAACATTGAACGGCTCCATGCTACCGCGGAAAGAAGAGCGACTAGGCGATGATGCTGACATTATCTTGCGCTATTTGGATGAAGTTGGGGGAAGAATGCCCTTCACTGACAAATCTTCGCCGGCTGAAATTAAGGAAATGTTCTCTATTAGTAAAGCATCGTTCAAACGTGCCCTTGGGAAGTTGATGAAAGAAGGCAGAGTTGAACAAAGTGATGGATGGACAACACTGAAATAATATAAGAAGTAGGAACTTTTCTGACTCCGAATCGTACTAATTTGTATAACAAGGAGGAATGTGTGTGAAACGTTTTATTACTAGGATTTTGGTGGCTGTACTGGCAGTTAGTATTTTAGCACCTGGGCTCGTCCGTGCAGACGACGCTGTTATTGACGAAAAGTTAGGGGTGCCAATCGTTGTTTATGGTGCTAACCTATCCGATGCTGAAAAAGAAAGCGTGAAGGTAAGCTTAGGTGTTGCTAAAGAGGCAGAAGTAGAAGAGATTACGGTCGACGGCAGTGATCTCGTAAAATATATTAAAGATGGCGACAGTAAAGCGAGGATGTATTCATCGGCTAAAATTACAAGACGAGATGCAGGTAAAGGACTTGTGATTTCGATTGTGACTGAGGACAATATTACACAAGTGACGCCTGATATGTATGCGAATGCGATGCTGACAGCCGGAATTGAGGATGCGATTGTAGAGGTTGCGTCACCCAAAAAAGTGACGGGTCATTCCGCATTAGTCGGCATTTACAAAGCCTATGAGGTATCGGGTGAAACACTCGATACAGAACGGACGGATGTTGCCAATGATGAGTTAAATCTTGCCACGAAATTTGCGCAAGAAGTCGGAGTCGACAGTGACAAAGTATCCGAGCTGTTAACGGAAATTAAAAAACAAATTGCAGAGAAAAACCCTGCGACGAAAGAAGAAGTAGAGAAAATTGTTGTCGAGCAACTGAAAAAGCTTAATATCGAGTTAAGCGCAGCAGACCGCCAATTACTTATCGATCTAATGGATCGAATTAGTAAATTGGATATCGATTTCAACAAGCTATCCGAACAACTAAACGATATGGCGTCCAAAATTAAAGAGAAGCTTGGCGATATTGACCCAGGCTTTTGGGAAAGTGTAAAAAATTTCTTCGCTAGTATTTTTGATTCTATTCAATCGTGGTTTAAATAAGCTACTGCGATTAAAAACATGATCTCAGGAAAAGGGGTAGTGAAAATGGAGTTTGAATTTGTGGAACTAGGTGGAGATGCATTTGCGTACCGTCATGAACAAGAAGGCGAACTGCTAGCTGAAATTACGTGGACACTTCTCGGAGATGTTATGGTGATGGATCATACATTTGTATCACCTGCTCTTCGTGGTCAAGGTGTTGCAAAAGTATTGCTGGACCGAGCAGCTGACTATGCACGTGACAAAGAATTGAAGATGGAGCCTGTTTGCTCGTATGTCGTCACTGCATTTGAACGATATAAAGACTATGATGACGTGAAGGTATAACTTGAACTAGTAGCAAGAATTGGACGCAATTACGCCGATATATAATTGATAATCAGCATACTAAAAGGCAATCCGCAGAGTTTTCATAACGGATTGCCTTTTATAGTAAAGCTGAAAGTTCTGACTGCATGCTGATCCCTCACATTAAAGTAATGAAGTACAAAATACCTGTCAACACAGATGCGCCGGCGACAGTGTACAATAAGTCAGATTGGCTAAAAATTAGCTTTTTCTCCATTTGTAACGTCCCCTTTCTCTTCAGTTGTAGGTGATACATATTTAGTACCCTATTTGAAAAAAATGAAACCTATTCTACCAAATAACGTATAATCATATATAGAATAAAAGAAAGAGGTGTAAAATATGAAAAGAACAGCAGAAAAGTCTTTATCCATTGTTAGTCTTGTACTATCAATAATCGGCATTATTTTGAGTGTCATTTTAGTGTCATTTTTTAACCTTGTGAAGTCAGATCCCCAGTTCCAAAATGAGTTTGAACAAGGAATACTTTCAGATCCTACACTAGGGCCGGAAGATCTTGAGATAATTAATATGGTGTTAGGTTTATTCGGAGGTACTATGTGGTTCATCATTATTGGTCTAATCATCAGTGTGATAATGACAATTGTCGGTATCGTGAAAATCTGGAATAACAATAATCCGAAACTGGCGGGGATAATGTTTATCATTGCGGGCGTCTTAGCAGGGGTTATTTCCTTACCATCGATTCTTCTTTATATTGCAGGAAT comes from Sporosarcina sp. FSL K6-3457 and encodes:
- a CDS encoding DUF4064 domain-containing protein, which codes for MKRTAEKSLSIVSLVLSIIGIILSVILVSFFNLVKSDPQFQNEFEQGILSDPTLGPEDLEIINMVLGLFGGTMWFIIIGLIISVIMTIVGIVKIWNNNNPKLAGIMFIIAGVLAGVISLPSILLYIAGILCFTRKPPMTDKPQFTDDQYDGTMRPL
- the mntR gene encoding transcriptional regulator MntR, which produces MATPGMEDYLEQIYLHIEAKGTARVSDIAESLEVLPSSVTKMAQRLNREGYIVYERYKGLELTDKGLVFGKKLVRRHELLEQFLRIIGVDEENIYGDVEGIEHHLSWNAMDRITDLVEAMGQDKEFVRKLRVMDHKEEVDE
- a CDS encoding GNAT family N-acetyltransferase, which codes for MEFEFVELGGDAFAYRHEQEGELLAEITWTLLGDVMVMDHTFVSPALRGQGVAKVLLDRAADYARDKELKMEPVCSYVVTAFERYKDYDDVKV
- a CDS encoding lmo0937 family membrane protein; the encoded protein is MGRIIWFIISVLFVFWLLGLAFKIGGGLIHILLVIAGIIFVFQLITGKRSL
- a CDS encoding CvfB family protein — translated: MEELKSGYTADLDVLERDGSRWILDGNGDDIMMNASDANDTIQVGDTVHVFLYTNRRGELTATMQMPLMTAGTYGWARVIRVDDKEGVYVDIGSSFEVLVNRTDMPRVRSLWPKVDDALYMTLRMDLGGNIFGRLATEERVLEQINEASSASLNMNVKARAYRLLPVGSFMLSIPGNHRIFIHNTEQESEPRLGQEVDVRIIAVHEDGTLNGSMLPRKEERLGDDADIILRYLDEVGGRMPFTDKSSPAEIKEMFSISKASFKRALGKLMKEGRVEQSDGWTTLK
- a CDS encoding GNAT family N-acetyltransferase; amino-acid sequence: MRLQEWTMEEQEQLIHFMTTNTWPFHGNSHPGRELIEKAIEEGGYESDEVKTFWVENDKMDKVGIVKIHDLQDEIPLFDLRIADMSRGYGYGPKALRLVAEYVFGLQGKKIRLEGHTRQDNLAMRKTFERAGFVKEAHLRNAWFSPKENSYYDAVTYGITREDFDAGTTTPVVWEDGEKASTLPRIPDFTESFESERLIIRAPKIGDALDVWSAKRNSIPALREWMVWAQEEPELHETEENLRKAVADFITRQDLRFHLYSKETGEFIGASGLHRIDWSIPKFEIGYWLATEFEGNGYITEAVQRIERFAFEQLGARRVEIRCDEENGKSRSVAERAGFILEGILQQDSLSPDGNVLRNTCIYAKID
- a CDS encoding DUF1002 domain-containing protein, whose product is MKRFITRILVAVLAVSILAPGLVRADDAVIDEKLGVPIVVYGANLSDAEKESVKVSLGVAKEAEVEEITVDGSDLVKYIKDGDSKARMYSSAKITRRDAGKGLVISIVTEDNITQVTPDMYANAMLTAGIEDAIVEVASPKKVTGHSALVGIYKAYEVSGETLDTERTDVANDELNLATKFAQEVGVDSDKVSELLTEIKKQIAEKNPATKEEVEKIVVEQLKKLNIELSAADRQLLIDLMDRISKLDIDFNKLSEQLNDMASKIKEKLGDIDPGFWESVKNFFASIFDSIQSWFK